A genomic segment from Bacillaceae bacterium S4-13-56 encodes:
- a CDS encoding DUF2249 domain-containing protein produces the protein MILNNRGLEPPQPMMRTLEALETLEGGETLAIINDRRPMFLFAELDERGYSYETEEQKDGSFKITITKPGG, from the coding sequence ATGATCCTCAATAATCGTGGGCTAGAACCCCCACAACCGATGATGAGAACACTCGAGGCGCTCGAAACCTTAGAAGGTGGAGAAACCCTTGCTATAATTAATGATCGTAGACCTATGTTTTTATTTGCTGAATTAGATGAGCGAGGCTATAGCTATGAGACTGAGGAACAAAAAGATGGAAGTTTTAAAATCACAATCACTAAGCCGGGTGGATAA
- a CDS encoding molybdenum cofactor biosynthesis protein MoaE codes for MMDKLFWITDKPINTNEVVELVVRREAGAINTFIGTVREFTKGKKTLYLKYEAYVEMAEKKLAQIGDEIQQKWPDAKTAIVHRVGHLDITDIAVVIAVSTPHRADSYEASRYAIERIKEIVPIWKKEHWENGQEWIGDQLEKKSYPSGKPEQEDLS; via the coding sequence ATAATGGATAAGCTATTTTGGATCACTGATAAACCCATTAATACAAATGAAGTAGTTGAACTGGTTGTTCGAAGAGAGGCCGGGGCCATTAATACTTTTATTGGAACCGTTAGAGAATTTACCAAGGGGAAAAAGACTCTTTATTTAAAGTATGAAGCCTATGTGGAAATGGCTGAAAAAAAACTTGCGCAAATTGGCGATGAGATTCAACAAAAATGGCCAGATGCAAAAACGGCTATTGTTCATCGAGTAGGTCATTTAGATATAACGGATATCGCTGTAGTTATTGCTGTATCCACTCCACATAGAGCAGATTCCTATGAAGCCAGTCGATATGCGATTGAAAGAATAAAAGAGATCGTACCGATTTGGAAAAAAGAACATTGGGAGAATGGACAAGAGTGGATTGGAGATCAGTTAGAAAAAAAATCCTATCCTAGTGGGAAGCCTGAACAGGAGGACTTATCATGA
- the moaD gene encoding molybdopterin converting factor subunit 1 — MIKALLFAQLKETVGKPELEIDGEGKSVKEVRTFLKDRYELLSIDRAMVAVNEEYANDTTILNEGDVIAFIPPVSGG; from the coding sequence ATGATAAAAGCACTATTATTTGCTCAGTTGAAGGAAACCGTTGGAAAGCCTGAGTTGGAAATAGACGGAGAGGGAAAATCAGTGAAAGAGGTTCGCACTTTCTTAAAGGATCGATACGAATTGTTGTCGATTGACCGTGCAATGGTAGCTGTCAATGAAGAATATGCTAATGACACTACTATACTGAATGAAGGAGATGTTATAGCCTTTATTCCTCCAGTTAGTGGAGGTTGA
- a CDS encoding respiratory nitrate reductase subunit gamma has translation MNLPMWIVWVVFPYMMFLIFLMGLIWKYDQFEENETENKESQSNWQSYIFLGLFVFVIGTGLIAKGLGTYEQINHMTGWFMSLVTFQPEMNWMLGSTWLFKIHGLLLFSLLGLLPFTKYMNYITIPFIWGRQQFSFFKNPSVPSLEMEKDGSEF, from the coding sequence ATGAATCTTCCAATGTGGATAGTTTGGGTCGTTTTTCCATATATGATGTTTTTAATTTTCCTGATGGGATTGATCTGGAAATATGATCAATTTGAGGAAAATGAAACAGAAAACAAAGAGTCACAATCCAACTGGCAGTCATATATATTTTTGGGGTTATTCGTTTTTGTGATTGGTACGGGTCTAATAGCCAAAGGATTAGGGACGTATGAACAGATCAATCATATGACCGGATGGTTTATGAGTTTAGTTACCTTCCAACCTGAAATGAATTGGATGCTAGGCAGTACTTGGCTATTTAAAATTCATGGATTACTTTTATTTAGTCTATTAGGACTATTACCATTTACCAAATATATGAATTATATTACGATTCCCTTTATTTGGGGAAGACAGCAATTCTCATTTTTTAAAAACCCTTCCGTCCCATCTTTGGAAATGGAAAAGGATGGATCAGAATTTTAA
- a CDS encoding DUF2249 domain-containing protein encodes MENQTIVELDVREDLKLKNDPFHKIMGVVGGLKGGEVFVLHAPFKPTPLLGVMKKKGFSNKVEEIDSKHFKVTFYKEG; translated from the coding sequence ATGGAAAATCAAACTATTGTTGAATTAGATGTTCGTGAAGATTTGAAATTAAAAAATGATCCTTTCCACAAGATCATGGGAGTCGTTGGTGGGTTGAAAGGTGGAGAGGTATTTGTTCTTCACGCACCTTTTAAACCAACACCATTATTGGGTGTTATGAAAAAGAAGGGATTTTCCAATAAAGTTGAGGAAATAGACAGTAAGCACTTTAAAGTAACATTTTACAAAGAAGGGTAG
- a CDS encoding BsuPI-related putative proteinase inhibitor, whose translation MKKWAIFLFVGMFILSACGTSDSASNNSSYNDGDATSGDEGSGEPIQDSDGNQDPYGNNTDTDGSNSVQEDISALLEKIDFAVEITPSQEKVVVDMKLVNHHSDVVKLGFSSGQQFEVIIKDSEGNEVYKFSEGKSFTEALIYEELSIDEELFWKDEWALPESIEGGSYEAEVTLLQMSINDKPIDQNPFSVEKSFEIPQLSNSAFRDVQVTGENGHYTVTGEARVFEGSFMYNVEDGHYKLIGDTPVQVNAGAPAWSDFEIKVEIDESNLPENGTLTMVLFEASPKDGNPTNEWIIPLEKF comes from the coding sequence ATGAAAAAGTGGGCTATATTTCTATTCGTTGGAATGTTTATTCTTAGTGCCTGTGGAACATCTGATTCAGCCTCCAACAATTCGTCCTATAATGATGGAGATGCAACTAGTGGAGATGAAGGTAGCGGTGAGCCCATCCAAGATTCTGATGGGAACCAAGATCCTTATGGAAACAATACAGATACGGATGGATCAAACTCTGTTCAAGAAGACATCTCTGCTTTATTAGAAAAAATAGATTTCGCAGTAGAGATAACCCCTTCACAAGAAAAAGTCGTGGTTGATATGAAGCTCGTTAACCATCATTCGGATGTGGTGAAACTAGGATTTTCATCTGGTCAACAGTTTGAAGTTATCATTAAGGATAGTGAGGGGAATGAAGTCTATAAATTTTCAGAAGGTAAAAGCTTTACCGAGGCTTTAATTTATGAGGAACTTTCCATTGACGAGGAACTTTTCTGGAAGGATGAATGGGCCCTTCCAGAGTCCATTGAAGGTGGTAGTTACGAGGCAGAGGTAACCTTATTACAGATGTCTATCAATGATAAGCCAATTGACCAAAATCCATTTTCCGTAGAAAAAAGTTTTGAAATCCCACAGTTATCTAACAGTGCGTTTCGTGATGTTCAAGTAACAGGTGAAAATGGACATTATACTGTTACTGGAGAAGCTAGAGTCTTTGAGGGGTCCTTTATGTATAACGTGGAAGATGGGCACTACAAATTAATTGGAGATACTCCGGTTCAAGTAAATGCAGGTGCACCTGCATGGTCAGACTTTGAAATAAAAGTAGAAATTGATGAGAGTAATTTACCTGAAAACGGAACACTCACTATGGTACTTTTTGAAGCAAGTCCAAAGGATGGAAATCCAACAAATGAATGGATTATTCCATTGGAAAAATTTTAG
- a CDS encoding YwiC-like family protein, whose translation MKLFMPKQHGAWAMLIVPFGLGIAHSGFDWMHIPLAIAWLSLYLATYPFLLALKKKKDAKEHMMWVYRYAGVAAIAVLPVLVTHWKVVYAGFLMLPFFLLNIYFSKVNKDRAFLNDMSAILAFSMSVFAVAIVGGGTLDNEAFMLWTYSVLFFTGSTFFVKTMIREKKNPAFRWMSWFYHIITFVLVAVLQGMISLAFLPSLIRAIVLYGRKLKPIQIGILEIINSVWFFCFILFFH comes from the coding sequence GTGAAACTGTTTATGCCAAAACAACATGGCGCATGGGCGATGCTCATTGTCCCGTTTGGTTTAGGAATAGCACACAGTGGATTTGATTGGATGCATATTCCTCTTGCTATTGCTTGGCTTTCCTTATATCTGGCAACCTACCCTTTTTTGCTTGCCCTTAAGAAAAAAAAGGATGCCAAGGAGCATATGATGTGGGTTTATCGTTACGCAGGGGTGGCGGCAATAGCTGTCCTTCCAGTCCTTGTAACCCATTGGAAGGTCGTATATGCCGGGTTTTTAATGTTACCCTTCTTTCTATTAAACATATATTTTTCAAAAGTAAATAAAGATAGAGCCTTTTTAAATGATATGAGTGCCATTTTGGCTTTTTCTATGAGCGTGTTTGCTGTTGCAATAGTAGGCGGTGGTACATTGGATAATGAAGCATTCATGCTTTGGACATATTCTGTATTATTTTTTACTGGTAGTACCTTTTTTGTGAAAACAATGATTAGAGAAAAGAAAAATCCAGCATTTCGCTGGATGTCATGGTTTTATCATATTATAACTTTCGTTTTAGTAGCAGTTCTACAAGGTATGATTTCTTTGGCATTTTTACCAAGTTTGATTAGAGCTATTGTTTTATACGGAAGAAAATTAAAACCTATACAAATTGGGATACTTGAAATTATAAATAGTGTATGGTTTTTCTGTTTTATTCTTTTCTTTCACTAA
- a CDS encoding Crp/Fnr family transcriptional regulator, which translates to MSNPTLRSDLSPDLKELLSAVDYTMKIEKNSFLFQEGEDANKLYIIQSGRIQISKISPDGRELSLRICKAGDLVGELTLFTEGAKYLLNAKVLEDGEVAVLKKEQLEKNLLTNNNLAFEYMRWMSEHFRKTQTKFRDLVLHGKKGALYSTLIRLTNSYGVKRDDGILIDIHLTNQELANFCGTSRESVNRMLTDLKKNDVVSQEKGLLFIHDLQYLKDEINCEDCPIVLCSID; encoded by the coding sequence ATGAGTAACCCGACCTTAAGAAGTGATCTTTCACCAGATTTAAAAGAATTGCTGTCTGCAGTTGACTATACAATGAAAATAGAAAAAAACTCTTTCTTATTTCAAGAAGGAGAAGATGCAAACAAATTATATATTATCCAATCAGGAAGAATTCAAATTAGTAAAATATCTCCAGATGGAAGAGAGCTTTCTCTTCGGATTTGCAAGGCTGGAGACCTTGTTGGAGAACTAACTCTCTTCACAGAAGGTGCAAAATATTTATTAAATGCAAAAGTTCTTGAAGATGGTGAAGTTGCTGTGTTGAAAAAAGAGCAGCTTGAAAAAAACCTTCTGACAAACAATAATTTAGCATTTGAGTATATGCGCTGGATGAGTGAACATTTTAGAAAAACCCAGACAAAATTTAGAGATCTTGTCCTTCATGGAAAAAAAGGAGCTCTTTACTCCACTCTGATTCGTCTAACCAACAGTTATGGGGTCAAACGAGATGATGGCATTTTAATTGATATCCATTTAACGAATCAAGAATTAGCCAATTTCTGTGGTACATCGAGAGAGAGTGTCAATCGAATGCTGACAGACCTTAAGAAAAACGACGTCGTTTCCCAAGAAAAAGGACTTCTCTTCATTCATGATCTTCAGTATTTAAAGGATGAAATTAATTGTGAAGACTGTCCTATTGTGCTTTGCAGCATCGATTAG
- a CDS encoding metal-sulfur cluster assembly factor has protein sequence MTLEEQVWESLKGVIDPELGIDVVNLGLVYEVNVDDENNVFVKMTLTTPGCPLHDSIVNGAKSMILYLDEVNDVDVQLVWEPAWSPDRMSREARESLAF, from the coding sequence ATGACATTAGAAGAGCAGGTTTGGGAATCTCTTAAAGGGGTCATTGACCCTGAGTTAGGTATAGATGTTGTGAATCTCGGTCTAGTATATGAAGTCAATGTAGACGATGAAAATAATGTATTTGTTAAAATGACGCTAACTACACCTGGTTGCCCTTTGCATGACAGTATTGTTAATGGGGCAAAATCCATGATTCTTTATCTAGATGAAGTTAATGATGTAGACGTTCAGCTCGTATGGGAACCTGCATGGAGCCCAGATCGAATGAGTAGAGAAGCAAGAGAATCATTAGCGTTTTAA
- a CDS encoding alpha/beta hydrolase, whose amino-acid sequence MIVVNKETRYDIPLLIVSEDHNQNAPLPTLLYIHGFTSSKEINLSLAYWVASKGYRVVLMDCLYHGERKNELSNNEMDILFWDIVNQNLKDIQTLKDDLEERGLLLDGRFGVAGTSMGGITTCAALVMYPWIKVGACLMGSPKTVRFFDYLLEGASKNGVNIPFSDEELQEVRESLTKIDLSQNMEAIGGRPLFFWHGDADRTVPFDHSYDFYNAAIKHYKNPENIRFLREPGRDHKTSRFALMETAEWFELHL is encoded by the coding sequence ATGATAGTAGTCAATAAGGAAACACGTTATGACATTCCTTTATTAATCGTTTCAGAAGATCATAATCAAAATGCGCCACTTCCAACTTTGTTATATATTCATGGGTTCACAAGTTCAAAGGAAATCAATTTATCCCTTGCTTATTGGGTAGCAAGTAAAGGGTATCGAGTGGTTCTTATGGATTGTCTTTATCACGGAGAACGAAAAAATGAACTCTCAAATAATGAGATGGACATCCTTTTTTGGGATATTGTAAACCAAAACCTAAAAGATATTCAAACTTTGAAGGATGATTTAGAAGAAAGAGGATTGTTGTTAGACGGAAGATTTGGAGTAGCTGGTACTTCTATGGGAGGCATTACGACTTGTGCAGCATTAGTCATGTATCCTTGGATTAAGGTTGGTGCATGCTTAATGGGATCTCCTAAGACAGTTCGCTTTTTTGATTATTTATTAGAAGGAGCTTCTAAAAATGGAGTGAATATTCCGTTCTCAGATGAGGAACTTCAAGAGGTTAGGGAGTCTTTAACCAAAATCGACTTATCTCAAAATATGGAAGCCATAGGCGGGCGACCGCTGTTTTTCTGGCATGGGGATGCAGATCGTACCGTTCCGTTTGACCATAGCTATGATTTTTATAATGCTGCTATTAAACATTATAAAAATCCTGAAAACATCCGTTTTCTTCGTGAACCTGGTCGAGACCATAAGACAAGTCGTTTTGCTTTAATGGAAACTGCTGAATGGTTTGAACTTCATCTTTAA
- a CDS encoding Cof-type HAD-IIB family hydrolase, which produces MKRHLITLDLDGTLLTDEKVISPLTKKVVLEAIQEGHIVSIATGRPHRASINYYHELGLDTPMVNFNGALIHHPTDRRWDAIHSPMPLRTAKLIIHRSQEVGVKNILAEVMDDVYLHQYDEEFMEIFHTAADESPIRIGSLLSELKSDPTSLLIHPYPEQVQELRAHLTDEHAELIEHRKWGAPWNVIEIVRAGLNKAVGVHKIAHYYGISKENIIAFGDEDNDLEMIEYAGIGVAMGNAISELKDVATHVTGSNEEDGIGKFLMDYLKIKV; this is translated from the coding sequence ATGAAAAGACATTTAATTACGTTAGATTTGGACGGAACACTACTGACAGATGAAAAGGTGATCAGTCCACTAACGAAGAAAGTAGTACTTGAAGCGATACAAGAAGGACATATCGTTTCCATTGCAACAGGGCGTCCTCATCGTGCAAGTATTAATTATTATCATGAATTAGGACTAGACACTCCCATGGTTAACTTTAATGGAGCTCTTATACATCATCCAACAGATCGCAGATGGGATGCTATTCACTCTCCAATGCCTCTTCGAACAGCTAAGCTAATTATTCATCGAAGCCAGGAAGTAGGGGTCAAAAACATCCTTGCAGAAGTAATGGATGATGTTTACTTACATCAATATGATGAAGAATTTATGGAAATCTTTCACACAGCGGCAGATGAGAGCCCCATTAGAATAGGAAGTTTGTTATCCGAATTAAAAAGTGACCCAACCTCCTTGTTAATCCATCCATACCCTGAGCAGGTTCAAGAGCTACGAGCCCATCTAACAGATGAGCACGCAGAGCTTATAGAACATCGAAAATGGGGAGCACCTTGGAATGTGATTGAAATAGTAAGAGCAGGACTAAACAAAGCAGTTGGTGTTCATAAAATCGCCCATTATTATGGTATTTCAAAAGAAAATATCATTGCTTTTGGAGATGAAGATAATGATCTTGAAATGATTGAATATGCGGGAATTGGCGTTGCTATGGGAAATGCGATTTCCGAATTAAAGGATGTTGCTACCCATGTTACTGGATCAAATGAAGAAGATGGAATTGGAAAGTTCTTGATGGACTACCTGAAGATCAAAGTATAG
- a CDS encoding NifU N-terminal domain-containing protein yields MSINVETTPNPNAMKFTSDSNFFEGDGSVSVMKGQTSDYTIMNELLALDGVDNVFGYQNFITVNKGFNADWDQLLPQIEAIFSKNE; encoded by the coding sequence ATGTCAATCAATGTTGAAACAACACCAAATCCAAATGCTATGAAATTCACTTCAGATTCAAATTTTTTCGAAGGTGATGGCAGCGTTTCTGTCATGAAGGGACAAACAAGTGATTATACAATTATGAACGAATTGCTAGCACTTGATGGAGTAGACAATGTATTCGGTTATCAGAACTTTATAACTGTTAATAAGGGGTTTAATGCCGATTGGGACCAACTTCTCCCACAAATAGAAGCGATTTTTTCAAAAAACGAATAG
- a CDS encoding metal-sulfur cluster assembly factor, whose amino-acid sequence MDQALKENILGALENVIDPELGIDIVNLGLVYDVDMDDDGVVTVTMTLTAMGCPLAGHIEQDVRRVLEDIPEANAINVNIVWSPPWTKDRMSRYAKIALGIPD is encoded by the coding sequence ATGGATCAAGCACTTAAAGAAAATATTTTGGGTGCCCTGGAAAATGTTATCGATCCCGAGCTTGGGATCGATATAGTGAACCTTGGCCTTGTATATGATGTCGATATGGATGACGATGGTGTCGTTACTGTGACGATGACCTTAACAGCAATGGGCTGCCCATTAGCGGGACATATTGAACAGGATGTACGACGTGTACTTGAAGATATTCCTGAGGCAAATGCGATTAATGTAAACATTGTTTGGAGTCCTCCATGGACAAAGGATCGTATGTCCCGCTATGCGAAAATAGCTCTTGGTATTCCAGATTAA
- the mobB gene encoding molybdopterin-guanine dinucleotide biosynthesis protein B, producing MNSTYPFIVFQVIGYKNSGKTTLVEKLVRELTKEDLKVGTLKHHGHGGKPTLPAGTDSSRHRHAGAIISGVEGDGLFQLDMTGSWTLDQLLSFYEGMQIVIVEGFKEADFPKAVIYRNKEDESLLGSCTSVICRIHHEERNDFYLLTKDKEYISMIKKWIVRRIQ from the coding sequence ATGAATAGCACATATCCTTTTATTGTTTTTCAAGTGATTGGTTATAAAAATAGTGGGAAAACCACTTTAGTGGAAAAGCTAGTTCGTGAGTTAACAAAAGAAGATCTTAAGGTTGGAACTTTAAAGCATCATGGACATGGTGGGAAGCCAACCTTGCCTGCAGGAACCGATAGCAGTCGTCACCGCCACGCAGGAGCCATTATCTCAGGTGTAGAAGGCGATGGATTGTTTCAACTGGATATGACAGGTTCTTGGACTCTGGATCAATTGCTTTCATTTTATGAGGGGATGCAGATTGTGATCGTAGAGGGATTTAAAGAAGCGGACTTTCCTAAAGCAGTTATATATAGAAATAAGGAGGATGAGAGTTTGCTTGGCAGTTGTACCTCTGTTATATGTAGAATACATCATGAAGAACGGAACGATTTTTATTTGTTAACAAAAGACAAAGAATATATTTCCATGATCAAAAAATGGATAGTAAGGAGAATTCAATAA
- a CDS encoding DUF3813 family protein, whose product MAMANQLFQEAKEAVSRITNAGGGVSENERQIARDVIQAAYQNASSEERQELQQLEQRLQQHGEL is encoded by the coding sequence ATGGCAATGGCCAACCAACTTTTCCAGGAAGCAAAAGAAGCAGTTAGCCGTATCACCAATGCTGGAGGCGGAGTTTCAGAAAATGAGCGTCAGATTGCACGCGATGTTATACAAGCTGCCTATCAGAACGCTTCCTCTGAGGAGCGTCAGGAGCTTCAACAATTGGAACAACGTCTTCAACAGCATGGGGAACTGTAA
- a CDS encoding Crp/Fnr family transcriptional regulator yields MAHTSVKELLHNVPLFNDLTEEEMTPILDMAMTRRYRTGSHVFMQGDPLTNVYFIDQGLVKIYKTDFHGKEQIVNVLQPGDMFPHAGFFRQDQCPAHAEVVDDIILIYIPIQLFEQFLIKNPEICIKLFRVLGDKIVDLQNRLEEQILHNTYEQIIMLLLRLAKLYGEDQNGVVRLNNSFTNRELANMIGSSRETVSRTLTQLRKKEMLDTDEAGKFILKLEELEEELF; encoded by the coding sequence GTGGCGCACACTTCCGTAAAAGAATTACTTCACAATGTACCATTATTCAACGATTTAACTGAGGAAGAGATGACACCTATTTTAGATATGGCGATGACACGTCGTTATCGCACTGGATCACATGTATTTATGCAAGGAGACCCATTAACCAATGTATACTTTATCGACCAGGGTCTTGTTAAAATTTATAAAACTGATTTTCATGGAAAAGAGCAAATTGTGAATGTCCTTCAACCTGGTGATATGTTTCCTCATGCAGGTTTTTTTAGACAGGACCAATGCCCAGCTCATGCAGAGGTAGTAGATGATATTATTCTTATCTATATCCCGATTCAACTTTTTGAACAGTTTTTAATCAAAAACCCCGAGATTTGTATTAAGTTGTTTCGTGTTTTAGGTGATAAAATAGTAGATCTGCAAAACCGTTTAGAGGAGCAAATTCTTCATAATACGTATGAACAGATCATCATGCTTTTGCTTAGACTTGCTAAACTTTATGGTGAAGACCAAAATGGTGTTGTTCGTTTAAACAACTCATTTACCAACAGAGAACTAGCTAATATGATTGGGTCAAGTCGAGAAACAGTCAGTCGTACATTAACTCAACTTCGTAAAAAAGAGATGCTTGATACAGACGAGGCTGGAAAATTTATTTTAAAACTTGAAGAATTGGAAGAAGAATTATTTTAA
- a CDS encoding TIGR04053 family radical SAM/SPASM domain-containing protein → MFPQNYDENPFIVIWELTRACQLKCLHCRAEAQYKRNPFELKFEEGKKLIDEIHSMGNPMLVFTGGDPLMREDVFDIAKYAIDKGVRVSMTPSATPNVTKEAMERAKEVGLARWAFSIDGPNAKIHDHFRGTDGSFDLTMNAIKYLHELELPIQINTVISNYNIDYLDEMAEMVESLECVLWSVFFLVPTGRGQEKDMITPVQHEKTFQWLYELSKRVPFDIKTTAAQHYRRVVIQNKMREQRSLSEGSEIFYEDALNKGATGTIDGLGRAPKGVNDGNGFVFISHIGDVYPSGLLPIKAGNVRETPLSKIYRESEVFQNLRNPDKYKGKCGVCEFRHACGGSRSRAYAMTGDYMESEPFCVYIPKGLRKQKA, encoded by the coding sequence ATGTTTCCTCAAAACTACGATGAAAATCCATTCATTGTGATTTGGGAGTTAACAAGAGCTTGCCAATTAAAATGTCTTCACTGCAGAGCAGAAGCACAATATAAGCGGAATCCATTTGAATTAAAATTTGAAGAAGGAAAAAAATTAATTGATGAGATTCATAGTATGGGTAATCCAATGCTCGTGTTCACTGGTGGAGATCCTTTAATGAGGGAAGATGTATTTGACATTGCCAAGTATGCAATCGATAAGGGAGTTCGTGTTTCCATGACGCCAAGTGCAACTCCAAATGTAACAAAAGAGGCGATGGAGCGTGCAAAGGAAGTAGGACTAGCTCGATGGGCCTTTAGTATTGATGGACCGAATGCCAAGATTCATGATCATTTCAGAGGAACTGATGGATCGTTTGATTTAACGATGAATGCCATTAAATATCTCCATGAACTTGAGCTACCTATTCAAATTAATACGGTAATTTCTAATTATAATATAGATTATTTAGATGAAATGGCTGAAATGGTAGAGTCTTTAGAGTGTGTCTTATGGAGCGTATTTTTCCTTGTCCCAACAGGGCGCGGTCAGGAAAAGGATATGATTACGCCAGTGCAACATGAAAAGACTTTTCAATGGCTATATGAACTTTCTAAACGTGTACCTTTTGACATAAAAACTACTGCCGCTCAACATTATAGACGTGTGGTAATTCAAAACAAGATGCGAGAACAGAGAAGTTTGAGTGAAGGATCAGAGATTTTTTACGAAGATGCTTTAAATAAAGGAGCAACAGGAACTATTGATGGATTAGGTCGTGCGCCGAAGGGTGTAAATGACGGAAATGGGTTTGTCTTTATTTCTCACATTGGGGATGTATATCCAAGTGGTCTTTTGCCAATTAAAGCAGGGAACGTTCGAGAAACACCACTTAGCAAAATTTATAGGGAGTCTGAAGTTTTCCAAAACTTAAGAAATCCGGATAAATATAAAGGAAAGTGTGGAGTCTGTGAATTTCGTCATGCTTGCGGTGGCTCTCGTTCCAGAGCTTATGCAATGACTGGCGATTACATGGAAAGTGAACCGTTTTGTGTATATATCCCTAAAGGTCTTCGGAAACAAAAAGCATAG
- a CDS encoding DUF2249 domain-containing protein — protein sequence MNKDTFAAKIYAPEIEPRFRHPRIFEVFDGLATGEVMELTNDHDPRPLHYQFMIEREDQFEWQYLEEGPMQWRVAISKK from the coding sequence ATGAATAAAGATACTTTTGCAGCCAAGATTTACGCACCAGAGATTGAACCAAGATTTCGTCATCCAAGAATTTTTGAAGTATTTGATGGTTTAGCAACAGGAGAGGTTATGGAGTTAACCAATGACCATGATCCACGCCCACTTCATTATCAGTTTATGATAGAGCGTGAAGACCAATTTGAATGGCAATATCTTGAAGAAGGACCTATGCAATGGAGAGTTGCCATATCAAAAAAATAG
- a CDS encoding Crp/Fnr family transcriptional regulator, producing MAIGTNESFLSRVEIFRGLSGSSLEFIESQIQTQSYRKGEFIFHETDEAKAIYFVNDGIVKIKKADQLGREMVICIKKKGDIFAEVSIFSDSGSTYPGTAVMAEAGTVSYLRTGDLENAFQAHPEIAFQMIQFMGRQLRIFSSTLRDFALLDVHGKTTSTLIRLANTFGERHYETMEIELPLTVQDFSAIIGCTRESVSRVFSKLKKDKMVSLRNKRIVIHDWEQFNETYQ from the coding sequence ATGGCGATCGGAACCAATGAAAGCTTCTTATCCAGGGTTGAGATATTTCGTGGATTAAGTGGGTCCTCGTTAGAATTTATAGAGTCTCAAATACAAACACAATCTTATCGTAAAGGTGAATTTATTTTTCATGAAACGGATGAAGCAAAAGCCATTTATTTTGTTAATGATGGGATTGTGAAAATAAAGAAAGCTGATCAATTAGGACGTGAAATGGTGATCTGTATAAAGAAAAAAGGAGATATTTTCGCTGAAGTATCCATATTTAGCGATTCAGGCTCAACATATCCAGGTACGGCAGTTATGGCAGAAGCAGGCACTGTATCCTATTTGAGAACAGGCGACTTGGAAAATGCATTTCAAGCTCATCCAGAAATTGCTTTTCAGATGATTCAGTTTATGGGACGTCAACTAAGAATTTTCAGTTCTACCCTAAGAGATTTTGCATTATTGGATGTCCATGGGAAAACAACATCTACCTTAATTAGACTTGCGAATACTTTTGGAGAAAGGCATTACGAAACTATGGAAATTGAACTTCCATTAACTGTTCAAGATTTCTCGGCGATCATTGGGTGTACAAGAGAAAGTGTTAGTCGTGTTTTCTCTAAATTGAAAAAAGATAAAATGGTAAGTCTTAGAAACAAAAGAATAGTCATTCATGATTGGGAACAATTTAATGAAACGTACCAATAG